In a single window of the Candidatus Flexicrinis proximus genome:
- a CDS encoding alpha-N-arabinofuranosidase: MSTSPASHIYIDTNRVISAISPLLFSGFAEHMGRCIYEGIYDPASPHADERGLRKDVMAALRDLNFRAMRYPGGNFLSGYRWEDGVGPKDQRPRRRDLAWQSTETNQFGTNEFMEFCKLVNTAPMMAANMGTATIQDAANLVEYCNAPVGTKYADLRASHGVKDPYGVKYWCLGNEMDGPWQIGHLEAAEYGLKAREAAKMMRWHDSDIKLVLCGSSNSKMPTYPEWDRVALELCWDQIDYHSMHYYAGNRENDTASYLAMSAEFESFVDTLTGVLRYVKAKNRSKKDVYLSWDEWNVWYKATLSNDVQGKWGEAPHLIEEVYNLEDALVAAQWMNVFLRKSDVLKIACLAQIVNVIAPILTTKDAMLKQSIYYPFMLFSRMAAGNALDVSVRAPMYSTAQFGDMPVLDVSASYDDASNKNSIFIVNRSQTESMSIVVDWQDRVPRRINAVEQVSGTDPKAANSFENPNAIVSKSVAIPVLDGKRTTLVVPPLSFTAIDISF, translated from the coding sequence ATGTCAACATCACCCGCTTCACATATCTACATCGACACCAACCGTGTCATCAGTGCGATCTCACCGCTGTTGTTCAGCGGTTTTGCAGAGCACATGGGTCGCTGCATTTATGAAGGCATCTACGATCCAGCCTCGCCGCACGCCGACGAGCGCGGCCTGCGTAAGGACGTGATGGCGGCCCTGCGCGATCTGAACTTCCGGGCGATGCGCTACCCCGGCGGCAACTTCCTGAGCGGCTACCGCTGGGAAGACGGCGTCGGCCCGAAGGATCAGCGTCCGCGCCGCCGCGATCTCGCCTGGCAGTCGACTGAAACCAACCAGTTCGGTACGAACGAGTTCATGGAATTCTGCAAATTGGTCAATACCGCGCCGATGATGGCGGCCAACATGGGCACCGCGACCATTCAGGATGCCGCCAATCTGGTTGAATACTGCAACGCGCCGGTCGGCACGAAATATGCTGACCTGCGGGCGTCTCACGGTGTGAAAGACCCCTATGGTGTCAAATACTGGTGCCTGGGAAACGAGATGGATGGCCCCTGGCAGATCGGCCACCTAGAAGCAGCCGAATACGGACTGAAGGCCCGCGAAGCCGCAAAGATGATGCGCTGGCACGACTCGGACATCAAGCTGGTGCTGTGCGGTTCGTCGAATTCGAAAATGCCAACCTACCCTGAGTGGGATCGCGTCGCGCTCGAACTGTGCTGGGACCAGATCGATTACCACTCGATGCATTACTATGCCGGCAACCGCGAGAACGACACCGCGAGCTACCTGGCGATGAGCGCTGAATTTGAGAGTTTTGTTGATACCCTGACCGGCGTGCTGCGCTACGTCAAAGCCAAGAACCGCTCCAAGAAGGACGTCTATCTCTCGTGGGACGAGTGGAACGTGTGGTACAAGGCCACTCTGAGCAATGACGTGCAGGGCAAATGGGGCGAAGCTCCACACCTGATCGAGGAAGTCTATAACCTGGAAGACGCGCTGGTCGCGGCCCAGTGGATGAACGTATTCCTACGGAAATCTGACGTGCTGAAGATCGCCTGTCTCGCACAGATCGTCAATGTCATTGCGCCGATCCTGACGACTAAAGACGCGATGCTCAAGCAGTCGATCTACTACCCGTTCATGCTGTTCAGCAGGATGGCAGCGGGCAACGCCCTAGATGTTTCGGTACGGGCACCGATGTATTCGACAGCCCAGTTCGGCGATATGCCGGTCCTGGATGTATCTGCTTCTTATGACGACGCCTCCAATAAGAACTCGATCTTCATCGTTAACCGGAGCCAGACTGAGAGCATGTCGATTGTCGTGGACTGGCAGGATCGCGTCCCGCGCCGCATCAACGCCGTTGAACAGGTGTCCGGCACGGACCCTAAAGCGGCAAACAGCTTCGAAAACCCGAATGCGATCGTCTCGAAATCTGTCGCGATACCGGTACTCGACGGCAAGCGCACGACTCTCGTCGTGCCACCGCTTTCGTTCACGGCGATCGATATATCGTTCTAA
- a CDS encoding sugar ABC transporter permease codes for MTPMTTGLPAPGRPKSLFPLSLKRREAVAAYIFLLPFLIIFSVFVVRAVVSAVQLSFYEYQILRPARPYIGFDNYTELFSDDIWWTSLGNTLMFTLLTVIGTSTIALITAVAVTQKIRGQGFFRVLLYTPSLLSVGAVGLIWVWLLNSQYGVINYFLSFIGIRPIGWLSDPNLVIPSLSLTTMWWTFGFPMLIFVAGLQGIPEHLYEAARIDGASGRQVFFQITLPLLRPTILFVTVTGVIAHFQVYGQPFIMTNGGPGRESYTVIFYLYQIAWTAFRMGYGAAIAVVLALIIASVTTVQFLFIGRRVEY; via the coding sequence ATGACCCCAATGACAACTGGACTTCCGGCTCCGGGACGGCCAAAGTCCCTTTTTCCCCTTAGCCTAAAACGGCGCGAAGCCGTTGCTGCCTACATCTTTCTGCTGCCCTTCCTGATTATCTTCTCAGTATTCGTGGTTCGCGCCGTCGTTAGCGCGGTGCAGCTCAGCTTTTACGAGTATCAAATCCTAAGGCCGGCTCGGCCCTACATTGGCTTCGACAACTATACAGAGCTGTTCAGCGATGACATCTGGTGGACATCACTTGGAAATACATTGATGTTCACGCTTCTGACAGTGATTGGAACGTCGACTATCGCGCTGATCACTGCAGTAGCGGTCACACAAAAGATCCGCGGCCAAGGATTCTTCCGAGTACTGCTCTACACGCCAAGTCTGCTGTCCGTCGGCGCCGTGGGTCTCATCTGGGTCTGGTTGCTTAACTCTCAGTACGGCGTTATCAATTACTTCCTGAGTTTTATCGGCATCCGGCCGATCGGTTGGCTGAGTGACCCCAACCTGGTCATCCCCTCATTGTCCTTGACGACCATGTGGTGGACCTTCGGGTTCCCAATGCTCATATTTGTCGCCGGGCTGCAAGGGATACCCGAACATCTATATGAGGCTGCACGCATCGATGGTGCGTCAGGGCGCCAAGTCTTCTTCCAGATCACCCTGCCGCTCCTGAGACCGACCATTCTATTCGTTACGGTCACCGGCGTTATCGCCCACTTCCAGGTTTACGGCCAGCCGTTCATTATGACCAACGGAGGTCCTGGACGAGAGTCGTACACCGTCATCTTCTACTTGTATCAGATCGCATGGACAGCATTCCGCATGGGCTATGGCGCAGCGATTGCTGTGGTTCTGGCACTGATCATCGCGTCGGTCACAACTGTACAGTTCCTCTTTATTGGCCGGCGCGTGGAGTACTAG
- a CDS encoding carbohydrate ABC transporter permease, producing MVGNRFKNLPAYSWLIMMSLIVLLPLVITISQSLMTNSEVNKWPPNIIPPNPTLENMRTVLTQQDLRIDVWLRNSLLAASGYTAAVLLLCAPAAYAFSRLRFPGNNILFGFLLITIMIPSQVTLIPNYLLMRDLKWLDTFNALIFPGAANVFGVFLLRQFFMSIPQELEEAAVLDGAGYFGRFWHVILPLSSNALVALGIFVFLGHYNDLFWPFIVTNSLETRTLPVGLTILNSSYAGQYRPMVLSGAVLSTIPILIVYVLFQRRIIQGVTLTGMGGR from the coding sequence ATGGTAGGTAACCGCTTCAAGAACCTCCCAGCGTACTCGTGGCTGATCATGATGTCACTTATTGTGCTCTTGCCGCTGGTCATCACCATTTCGCAGTCGCTCATGACTAACTCGGAGGTCAACAAATGGCCCCCGAACATCATCCCCCCCAATCCTACGCTTGAAAACATGCGTACTGTGCTGACACAGCAGGATCTTCGCATCGACGTCTGGCTGCGTAACAGCCTCCTGGCTGCCAGTGGTTATACCGCGGCGGTGCTGCTCCTGTGCGCGCCAGCGGCCTACGCCTTCTCGCGGCTGCGCTTTCCGGGCAACAATATCCTGTTCGGGTTCCTGCTCATTACGATCATGATCCCGTCGCAGGTCACTCTGATTCCGAATTATCTGCTGATGCGCGACCTGAAATGGCTCGACACGTTCAATGCTTTGATCTTCCCGGGCGCGGCGAACGTCTTCGGCGTATTCCTGCTGCGTCAGTTCTTCATGTCGATCCCGCAGGAGCTCGAAGAAGCCGCCGTGCTTGATGGCGCGGGCTACTTCGGACGCTTCTGGCACGTTATTTTGCCATTGTCGTCCAACGCGCTGGTCGCGCTGGGTATTTTCGTCTTCCTGGGCCACTACAACGACCTGTTCTGGCCGTTCATTGTGACCAACAGTCTTGAGACGCGCACGCTGCCAGTCGGCCTCACAATTCTGAACTCGTCGTATGCAGGACAGTATCGCCCGATGGTGTTGTCCGGCGCGGTGCTGTCAACTATCCCGATCCTGATCGTTTATGTGCTCTTCCAGCGCAGGATCATCCAGGGCGTCACATTAACCGGCATGGGCGGTCGCTAA